A single Oryza brachyantha chromosome 8, ObraRS2, whole genome shotgun sequence DNA region contains:
- the LOC102699979 gene encoding ABC transporter A family member 7-like, which produces MADTDTDASAAARSRGSAGFATQANALLRKNLCFQRRNMKTNACITVFPLFLCVILVVLQGVLNRELNKPKYQCGCACVDAAPDGACRRTECGVEHSTLDQVGSCPIPSPTPWPALVQVPRPGSRAVRIASQPFDDLPNPTCRDTGSCPASVLVTGKNRSLAQSVSGGLFPAIPPSLNFTDYLDAFSKIVAGSDTWTWTTQFIEPVFVPGNTLYVVQPECSPNLTRTISNKAGPVPVQLNIDCVQGLSLWRESASQINNELFSGYRQQGGGGGGGKTNEFIAGYDFLNTNNNGLAINIWYNSTYNNNTAFAISLLRVPRLVNTASNAYVKFLRGSGVEMLLEYIKEMPKVGTKPKFDLSSLLGALFFTWIVELLFPVILTYLVYEKQQKLKIMMKMHGLKDEPYWMISYSYFLALSAVYMVVFVVFGSLIGLNFFKTNSYSIQFVFYFIYINLQIALAFFVAAFFSSVKTATVVGYIYVFGSGLLGEFLLRFFVEDTSFPKGWIVVMEIIPGFSLYRGLYELGQYVFSGNAMGTNGMKWTNLNDHENGMRTVLIIMVVEWAILLPLAFYLDKISSLGGGARKTPLFFLKRFKKRSLSLRRSFGRQGSKVVVEMDNPDVSQEREVVEQLLLEPNANQAIICDNLKKVYHGKDGNPDKLAVRGLSLALPKGQCFGMLGPNGAGKTSFISMMIGLIPPTSGTAFVHGMDINTDMDNIYTNMGVCPQHDLLWETLTGKEHLLFYGRLKNLKGTELEKAVDDSLNSVNLFHGGVGNKQVGKYSGGMKRRLSVAISLIGDPKVVFMDEPSTGLDPASRNNLWNVVKEAKKNRAIILTTHSMEEAEVLCDRLGIFVDGGFQCLGNPKELKARYGGTYVFTMTTSSEHEQEVKQLVQHLSPSANRIYHLSGTQKFELPKQEVKIADVFHAVESAKKRFSIHAWGLVDTTLEDVFIKVAKGAQSVNVVA; this is translated from the exons ATGGCTGACACCGACAccgacgcctccgccgccgcccgctcgagGGGTTCCGCCGGATTCGCCACCCAGGCCAATGCCCTCCTCCGCAAGAACCTCTGCTTCCAG aGGAGGAACATGAAGACGAACGCGTGCATCACCGTGTTCCCGCTCTTCCTCTGCGTGATCCTCGTCGTGCTGCAGGGGGTGCTCAACCGCGAGCTCAACAAGCCCAAGTACCAGTGCGGCTGCGCCTGCGTCGACGCCGCGCCCGACGGGGCCTGCCGGAGGACGGAGTGCGGCGTCGAGCACTCCACGCTAGACCAGGTGGGGAGCTGCCCGATCCCCAGCCCGACGCCCTGGCCGGCCCTGGTCCAGGTGCCACGCCCTGGGTCCCGGGCTGTCCGGATCGCCTCCCAGCCGTTCGACGATTTGCCTAACCCGACCTGCAGAGACACTGGCTCTTGCCCTGCCTCTGTCCTCGTCACTGGAAAGAACCGCTCGCTTGCTCAAA GTGTTTCTGGTGGACTGTTCCCTGCTATTCCTCCCTCTTTGAATTTCACGGATTATCTTGATGCATTCTCCAAGATTGTTGCT ggCTCAGACACGTGGACATGGACAACACAGTTCATAGAGCCAGTATTTGTCCCAGGGAATACTTTATATGTGGTCCAGCCTGAGTGTTCACCCAATTTAACACGGACGATTTCTAACAAAGCTGGACCCGTACCTGTTCAACTCA ATATAGACTGTGTTCAAGGCCTGTCATTATGGCGTGAAAGTGCATCACAAATCAATAACGAATTGTTTAGCGGGTATAGACAGCAAGGtgggggaggtggaggaggaaagACAAATGAATTTATTGCAG GCTATGACTTCTTGAACACAAACAACAATGGCCTTGCAATAAACATTTGGTACAACTCTACATATAACAACAACACTGCATTTGCTATCTCATTGCTACGAGTTCCACGCTTGGTTAACACG GCATCAAATGCATACGTTAAATTTCTTAGAGGAAGTGGAGTGGAGATGCTACTCGAATACATTAAAGAGATGCCAAAAGTAGGaactaaaccaaaatttgatctctcttctcttcttggTGCTTTGTTCTTCACCTGGATTGTTGAACTACTTTTTCCA GTCATCTTAACATATCTAGTGTACGAGAAGCAACAGAAGCtgaaaattatgatgaaaatgcATGGTTTGAAAGATGAGCCTTACTGGATGATATCATATTCTTACTTCCTTGCTCTATCGGCTGTCTATATGGTAGTGTTTGTGGTATTTGGATCCTTGATAG GtctaaatttctttaaaacaaACAGCTACAGCATTCAGTTTGTTTTCTACTTCATCTACATAAATCTGCAGATCGCACTTGCATTTTTTGTTGCAGCCTTCTTTTCTTCTGTCAAAACAGCCACAG TGgttggttatatatatgtatttggtTCTGGCTTACTAGGAGAATTTCTTCTGCGTTTTTTTGTGGAGGATACTAGTTTTCCAA AGGGTTGGATAGTAGTCATGGAAATCATTCCTGGATTTTCACTGTACCGAGGGTTATATGAGCTTGGTCAATACGTATTCTCTGGAAATGCAATGGGAACAAATGGTATGAAGTGGACTAATCTGAATGACCATGAGAATGGAATGCGCACTGTCTTGATTATCATGGTTGTGGAATGGGCTATACTGCTCCCGTTGGCattttatttggataaaatcTCATCATTGGGTGGTGGAGCCCGAAAAACACCTTTGTTCTTCTTGAAACGTTTTAAAAAACGTTCTCTATCATTGCGGAGGAGCTTTGGGCGACAAGGGTCTAAAGTAGTTGTTGAAATGGACAACCCTGATGTTTCTCAAGAA AGAGAGGTAGTCGAGCAACTCCTGCTGGAACCAAATGCAAACCAGGCAATCATATGTGACAATCTAAAGAAGGTTTACCATGGAAAGGATGGAAACCCAGACAAACTTGCAGTTCGAGGGTTGTCGCTTGCCCTCCCTAAAGGCCAGTGTTTTGGTATGCTTGGCCCAAATGGAGCTGGGAAAACATCATTCATCAGCATG ATGATTGGGCTCATTCCACCCACATCTGGCACTGCATTTGTCCATGGAATGGACATAAACACCGATATGGATAACATCTACACAAATATGGGTGTATGCCCACAACACGA CTTACTTTGGGAAACATTGACGGGAAAAGAGCATCTATTGTTTTATGGGAGACTAAAGAATCTTAAAGGCACTGAATTAGAGAAG GCAGTCGATGACTCCCTCAATAGTGTCAACCTATTTCATGGAGGTGTTGGAAATAAGCAAGTGGGGAAGTACAGTGGTGGCATGAAACGAAGGCTTAGCGTCGCAATCTCATTGATTGGAGACCCCAAA GTTGTTTTCATGGATGAGCCTAGCACTGGACTAGATCCAGCATCAAGAAATAACTTATGGAATGTTGTGAAGGAGGCAAAGAAAAACCGTGCTATCATTCTTACAA CACATTCAATGGAAGAGGCAGAGGTGCTATGTGATCGACTCGGAATTTTTGTGGATGGTGGTTTTCAATGCCTTGGGAATCCAAAAGAG CTGAAAGCTAGATATGGTGGCACATATGTGTTCACAATGACAACATCTTCAGAACATGAACAGGAGGTCAAACAGCTGGTTCAGCACTTGTCACCAAGTGCAAACAGAATATATCACTTATCAGGAACGCAGAAATTTGAGCTGCCAAAACAGGAGGTGAAGATAGCAGACGTTTTCCACGCAGTTGAGAGTGCAAAGAAACGATTCAGCATACACGCTTGGGGCCTCGTCGACACCACCTTAGAGGACGTCTTTATCAAGGTTGCGAAAGGAGCACAATCAGTCAATGTGGTCGCGTAA